In the genome of Calothrix sp. PCC 6303, the window GCTGGTTGGCTCCATTATACAATCGCAGTTATCGGAGTCTTACTAACTCAGTCAAAAAACGCGATCGCATCAATCACAAGAGAGAGTTTTTGTTGGGCTTCGTCAAGCTTCCAGTTCATCTGCTTTCCTTGAAGAATACTGAATTATAGCCTAACGTAACCAGAAACGCGATCGCAGTAACTAAATGTAGGTTGGGTGGAGGCTTTGTGTAACCCAACATCAAGGCTACTAATAGTAACTTATCCACAAACAGAGAAAAGCGATCGCACTCTGTCAAAAACTAGATAAAAATGCGATCGCACTAGCAGATCGTGCATGAGAATGGAAATGCGATCGCACTCCGGATATAAAGGCGATCGCACTTTATTCTGTATGGTATGGAAACGCGATCGCAAACAATTAATCTTTAAAATCAAAGTTATTGAAGCAAGTGCTTTTTATCAAGATTCAATATTGTTTGAGGGTTTGCTGCGCTTTCTAACTGGATTTTTTGATAAAAGCTTGTAGACTGTAGCCAATTTATTGGATTTGCAAACATATTACCTTCCTTGAAAGAATAAACAGCGTTAAGGTCGGTCTTCAAATTAACGATCTTGGGGGTTGTTGAAGAAAAAGTGTTTTGATTGATACTATAAGCCAATGATGTTTTTGTGTTAACAGTGCTTGTACTCAGAGCATTGTTTGTAACAAAAGCAGAATTTTGTCCATTAAAAGCTGACTGCGTGACAATTTCCCGCACTCGACTATCTGATAAACTGCGATTAGCGCTCAACATCAGAGCCACAACCCCTGCAACGTGAGGTGCAGCCATAGAAGTACCACTCATAAAACTATATCCATTACCGGGTATAGTTGAATAGATACTAACTCCTGGTGCAGTTACATAAGCGAGTGGATTGGAACCAGCACGATTAGAGAAAGAAGCCATATTATTGTTTCTATCGACAGCACCAACTGCAATTCCCCATTTATCAGCATAACGAGCAGGAAAACCAGGTAATGTCAATCTATCATTTCCTGCTGCCATCACAACTATTACACCTTTACTGCTCGCATATTGTAATGCTGCTAAAATATCACTTGATGGGGAATTGCTACCCAAACTCATATTAATGACGTTAGCTCCATTGTTGACAGCATAGCGAATTCCTCCTGCAACACTTAAACTACTACCTCCCTCATTTCCGAGAACTTTCACCGACATAATTTTGGCATCATAAGCAATACCAGTAACACCAAAGTTATTTCTTACCCCAGCAATAGTTCCAGCAACATGAGTTCCATGACCATGAGTATCTAAAGTCTTGTTGTTTTTATCATGGAAATTCCAACCGTATACATCATCAACAAAGCCGTTTCCATCATCATCCTTACCATTTCCAATAATTTCTCGACTGTTAGTCCAGATATTTCCCTTTAAGTCAGTATGGTTGTAATCAACCCCAGTATCAAGAACTGCAACAACAATACCTTTACCCGTATATCCTTTTGCCCAGACTTCTGGTGCTTTGACTAAATCTGCACCCCAGTCATTTCCACCCAGGTTAGTTACATCCGCAAAGGTATTTTGACCAATTGCTTTAGCAACTGCTGCTGCTGCGTTGATTAAACCATAACCAGAGGTGGAATTATATGTTGATGTTGGTGGTGGAACAAGACTAAATTTTTGCTCAACAACATTACTGACAGCACCAGCTTTATCATAAGCAACAGCCCATAAACTATGATTCCCAGATGCAAGATTTAATCCTGCTAAATTCAATCCGTAATTAAATTGTCCCCAACGGTTATCCCAAGTGGCAGAAGTGACACTAAAAATATCTACCGTATCTAAAAATGTGCCATCTGCTCGTTTAATTTTGAAATCAACTCGATTAATATCAGTTGCACCATTAGCATCAAATACCCAACCATTATTAATTCTCAGGGTTTCGGTATTGGTGTAAGCAATTTTTTCAAGTCCAAATAGTAGGTTATTTGGTACGGCATTTGGGACGGTAAGATTAAATTGACGCTCAAAAACATTACTTAGCGCACCAGCTTTATCGTAAGCAACTGCCCACAAACTGTAATTACCAGTTGCCAAATTTAATCCTGCTAAATTCAAGCTGTAATTAAACTGTCCCCAACGGTTATCAGAAGTAGCAGGAGTGGTACTAAAAATATCTGCTGTGTCTACAAATGTGCCATTTGCTCGTTTGATTTTGAAATCAACTCGATTAATATCGGTTGCACCGTTACCGTCGAATACCCAACCATTACTAATTTTCAGGGTTTCGGTATTGGTGTAAGCAGTTTTTTCGAGTCCAAATTGTAAAGCAGTTGGTACTGTGTTAACAGGTTGTGAGGAAACACCAAAATTTTGCGTCCAATAGTTATTGTAATTAACTGCTCCCCTATCATTTGCAAGGTAGTAGTGACCAATTCCGATATCTTTGTAGTTGGCATTCAGGATATTAGCTTTATGTCCTGAGCTATTCATCCAGCCTTGAACAACGTCTTCAGGTGTTACGTATCCTGCCGCAATGTTTTCAGCAGCAGCAGAGAATTTATAGCCTGTAGCCGAAATGCGATCGCTAAACCGAGATCCATTAGCCCCCGTATGACTATAGTAGTCACGTAAAGCCATATCTTGACTATGACTTTGTGCTGCTTGGTTAAGTTGTGAGTTTAACTTCAAGGCTGATAGTCCAACCTTGGCTCTCTCTGCATTGGTTAATTCCAACACGCGATCGCTAAATGATGCCGCACTAACACCCAAGTTATAATTGGTATTCGCTCCCGCTCCTGGAAAAACACGAATGAAGTAATTCCCCGCATCTAAAGCTGTTTTAATCGATTCATTAGAAGTTCCAGTTAAATAAGAACTAGTAATAACTTCCCTGGAAACATCAAAAACCCCGTTGAAGTTTTTATCTTGAATAATCTGCACGTCTGCATTTGCGCTTAAACCACTAACAGCGAGGTTTAAACTAAGACGACTGCTGAGGCTAAAACTATAAATATCGTTTAAATCACTTGCACCGACAAAATCTGTAAATGTTTGTGTCGTGGATGTAAGGTTCAGCTTTCTCGCAGCACCCAAGGTATTCCCAGCATTATCCAAAGTCATATATAATCCTCTTTTTATTTTTTAAATCAATTAAAATTGCTAAAAATTAATCAAAAACCCAACAAACAGAGATTTTTTAGCGAAAATAGTTTTTATTTATATTCAATACTGGTATTTAATATTGCTTATTTGCCACAGTGCGGCTACGTATTTTATTTTTGAAGAGAAAATAAACTGAAAGCAATTTTTGTGAAGAGAGCGATTTTGTGCGGAAAATCAACTTAATCGCAACTTTATATATTTCTGGAAAACCTAAAATTAATAGACTATAGGAATCCTATTTGAATATTGTTGGCGTAGCCTGCGCTCCGCGCTTACAAAACTCAGTACAGTTTCTACTCACTACTCCCTCACCCCAACAGATAGATTCACAAACCAAACCGGATTCCTATATTTATAAATAGGTATAGTCATGGTTGACATAGATATCCATTGTGTATTACATTAATACTACATCTTGAATATACACATTTTGTTAACTAAAAAATATCAGTAAAATTCTGTATTTTGCTATCAATCGGTGAGATGATTTAGCTCATTAAAAATGGGTTTTACTTTTGCATATATAATTTATTTTCTTATCAAAAACTATGAAATAACAAACTAAAACTACACTCTAACTACAACTAATATAAATACGAAAAAACTAAAATCATGGCTTACGAAAAATTAGAACTTTCCAGCCCATCCCCTGTATTATCTTGGGCAAATCACCCCCTGGGTAGTGAAGAAACCAAGATGGCGAAAAATGTCGCATCCTTACCATTTGTATTCAAACATGTGGCATTGATGCCTGATGTTCACTTGGGTAAAGGTGCCTTAGTTGGTTCAGTTATCGCCACAAAAGAGGCAGTAATTCCGGCTGCTGTGGGTGTTGATATTGGTTGCGGGATGGCTGCAATTAAAACCCCATTTAATGGTGATCAACTGGAAGGTAAACTGAAGAAAATACGCTTAGATATTGAAGCAGCGATTCCCACTGGCTTTAATGAAAACCCTGATGTCGAAAAGACAGTTAGTAACTGGCAAAGATGGCGAGATTTCAACAACTTACACAAAGGTGTGCAAGATTTGGAAGTTAAAGCCATGCGACAAATGGGTTCACTGGGTGGGGGTAATCACTTCATTGAGGTGTGTCTCGACAGTGAAAATCAAGTTTGGTTGATGTTACATTCTGGTTCACGGAATATTGGGAATAAACTCGCCCAGTGCCACATCGGTACTGCCAAAGAGTTGGCGAAAATGGCAGGTAACAAATTACCTGATCCAGATTTGGCTTACTTTATTGCCGGAACAGATGAATTCAAAGCATATTGGCACGATTTACAGTGGTCACAAAATTACGCCAAAGTCAACCGTGATGTGATGATGGCAAGATTTAAGCGGATTGTTGAAAAACATGTAGCAGGTGGAAAACAAAGTAAACCTCTATTAGAGGTGAACTGTCACCACAACTATGCTGAGAAGGAAGTACATTTTGGCGAAGAGGTATATGTAACCCGCAAAGGTGCTGTTCGCGCACAAGAAAACGACTACGGCATCATACCTGGTTCAATGGGGGCAAAATCCTACATTGTTCAGGGTAAAGGCTGCGCTAATAGCTTTTGTTCTTGTAGTCATGGTGCTGGAAGGTTGATGTCCAGAACTAAGGCTAAAAATGTTTACACCCTAGATGATTTGGTGAAACAAACTGAGGGTGTGGAGTGCCGCAAAGATGAAGGGATTTTGGATGAAATTCCGGGTGCATACAAGTCAATTGAGGAAGTGATGAACCAACAATCTGACTTAGTGAAGGTTGTTGCTACTTTGAAACAGGTTGTATGCGTGAAGGGTTGATATCAGGTGATGGGATTCTGATAATCGTCAAATATCCTAGGACTTACGCATTGACAGAAAAATCAAAATGGTATGGTTTTCAGCGCTTAAAGCTTGTTTTTCTATTCCCCATCAAGGGACATAAACCAAGAAAGGGTAATTGGTAAAAGGAACCGAACAAGGGATCCACGTTAATACACACTATAGCCCTTTTGTACAGTGCGTAAGTCCTATATCCTTGAAAATAAGACTGTTGTGGAGACGTAGCAGTGCTACGTCTCTACAATCTGGTTTTACCTATTT includes:
- a CDS encoding S8 family peptidase; translation: MNLAGLNLASGNHSLWAVAYDKAGAVSNVVEQKFSLVPPPTSTYNSTSGYGLINAAAAVAKAIGQNTFADVTNLGGNDWGADLVKAPEVWAKGYTGKGIVVAVLDTGVDYNHTDLKGNIWTNSREIIGNGKDDDGNGFVDDVYGWNFHDKNNKTLDTHGHGTHVAGTIAGVRNNFGVTGIAYDAKIMSVKVLGNEGGSSLSVAGGIRYAVNNGANVINMSLGSNSPSSDILAALQYASSKGVIVVMAAGNDRLTLPGFPARYADKWGIAVGAVDRNNNMASFSNRAGSNPLAYVTAPGVSIYSTIPGNGYSFMSGTSMAAPHVAGVVALMLSANRSLSDSRVREIVTQSAFNGQNSAFVTNNALSTSTVNTKTSLAYSINQNTFSSTTPKIVNLKTDLNAVYSFKEGNMFANPINWLQSTSFYQKIQLESAANPQTILNLDKKHLLQ
- a CDS encoding RtcB family protein, with the protein product MAYEKLELSSPSPVLSWANHPLGSEETKMAKNVASLPFVFKHVALMPDVHLGKGALVGSVIATKEAVIPAAVGVDIGCGMAAIKTPFNGDQLEGKLKKIRLDIEAAIPTGFNENPDVEKTVSNWQRWRDFNNLHKGVQDLEVKAMRQMGSLGGGNHFIEVCLDSENQVWLMLHSGSRNIGNKLAQCHIGTAKELAKMAGNKLPDPDLAYFIAGTDEFKAYWHDLQWSQNYAKVNRDVMMARFKRIVEKHVAGGKQSKPLLEVNCHHNYAEKEVHFGEEVYVTRKGAVRAQENDYGIIPGSMGAKSYIVQGKGCANSFCSCSHGAGRLMSRTKAKNVYTLDDLVKQTEGVECRKDEGILDEIPGAYKSIEEVMNQQSDLVKVVATLKQVVCVKG